The DNA sequence TTTATGCAAGGTGGTGGTCGCGGCCAATTTTCATCCGTCCCGTTAAATCTTAAAAAAAATGGCAAAGCGCATTACGTCACAACAGGGTTGTGGTCAGAAGATGCAGTCGTAGAAGGAAATAAGTTCTTAACGGTTGAAGAGCAGGATTGCAGAGTCGTTGTAAATGGTAAAACATCAATATTACCTCTGGCCGAGTGGAATGTAAGTGAGGAAAGTGACTTTATTCATTACTGTCTAAATGAAACGGTCGATGGTATTGAGATATTTGAATCAGCGAACCAACTTTTGGTTACGCGTGACGTTCCAAGAGTTATTGATATGAGTTCAAATATTTTGTCACGTGTCATCGATGTTACGGATTACGACTTAATATACGCAGGCGCTCAAAAGAACATCGGCCCATCTGGCATGGCTATTGTTATTATTAATAACGCGTTACTAAACCGAAGCTCTGAGTCGGTACCGACTTTCCTAAATTATGCTATCACCAAAGCGAAAGACAGCATGTACAACACGCCACCAACTTTTGCAATTTATTTGTCTAAATTAGTGTTTGATTGGTTACAAAAAAATGGTGGCGTAGAAGCTATCGAGCAAAAAAATCGTGATAAAGCCGCGATCTTGTATCAAGCGATTGATAATTCAGAGCTGTACGAGAACCGTGTAGCAGAACAAAATCGCTCTTTAATGAACGTTACGTTTTATTTGAAAGACGAATCATTGAATCAGTGTTTTATAGATGAAGCTAAGGCCAATGGTATTGTTGCCATCGAAGGTCACCGCAGTGTCGGTGGAATGCGTGCCAGTATCTACAACGCCATGCCAATTGAGGGTGTTAAAGCGTTAGTAGAATTTATGAAAACATTTGAACTAAAACACAAAACTAAGTAGGGCCAGCCGTAGTATGTCTGAATCTCTAACCCTGTCACAAAAAACCATCTGTTCTGGCAAAGTAACTGTTCCCGGTTCTAAAAGTTTATCAAATAGAGCGTTGTTATTGGCTGCTTTATGTGAAGGGACAACCAAGATAACCAATCTGCTCGATAGCGATGATATTCGTCATATGCTAACGGCGCTGGAGCAACTTGGCGTTAAAACCGAGTTAAATGAAGATAAAACAGAGTGCATTGTTCACGGTGTTGGTGGGTCGTTTAAGTCTCCTAACCAAGAGTTATTTTTAGGTAATGCGGGCACTGCGATGCGTCCTTTGGCCGCAGTTTTGGCCTTTAGCCAAGTAAACGCCACGTTAACCGGTGAACCAAGAATGTATGAACGTCCTATCGGACACTTAATCGATGCGTTAATTCCGTTCGCAGATAACGTCACTTATTTAGCAGAAGAGGGGTATCCGCCACTTAAAATTCGACCATACGCTGGTACAAAGCAAGATAGAATCGAATTCAATATAGATGGCAGCGTGTCGAGTCAGTTTTTGTCTGCATTACTGATGGCTGCACCATTGTTAAATTCTCCTGTAAAAATAAATGTTATTGGTGAGCTAGTCTCTAAGCCGTATATCAACTTAACACTATCTATTTTGGCGTCGTTTGGTGTACAGATCACCAACAATGACTTTCAATCGTTCGAATTAACCGGCACCGAACAATACAAGTCGCCAAAGACGTTTATGGTAGAAGGTGATGCATCATCTGCCTCATACTTTTTGGCTGCGGGCGCAATCACTGGCGGTCCTATTGAAGTTTTCGGTATCGGCAAAAACAGCGTCCAAGGCGATATTCAATTTGCAGAAGTTCTCGCTGCAATGGGAGCGGAAGTTGAATATTTTGATGATCATTTGACTGTATCGTCAAATGGTCAACTAAAAGGCATTGATATGGACATGAATCACATACCCGATGCAGCGATGACAATCGCAACTACCGCTTTGTTTGCGGAAGGTACGACTAAGATTCGCAACATTTACAATTGGCGTGTAAAAGAAACCGATCGCTTAGCTGCGATGGCCACTGAACTAAAAAAATATGGTGCAAAAGTGGTAGAGGGTCATGACTTTATCGAGGTGACACCTGATAAAGAAAGACAGGTAGCCATAGATACTTATGACGACCATCGAGTTGCGATGTGTTTTTCTTTACTGTCGTTTAAGCCAAGTGGCATAACTATCAATGATCCCAAAGTAACGAGTAAGACATTTCCAGATTATTTCGAGCGTTTTAACTCTGTAACTAATTAGCGGAAAACTACAAATACCGGTCTTTTCATCACATTTATGTGACATTTTAGATAAGCGAAACTAATCCGTTCAAATTAAATTCATTTTTTTTTGGGCGGATTAGCGTATAATACTGCCCGCAATTTTAGCGAGTGGAGTATTTATGGAGCATTCAGTACCAGTCATTACCATCGATGGCCCAAGCGGTGCAGGGAAAGGCACAGTATGTCGTCTTTTGGCAGATAAACTGGGATGGGAGATCTTAGATAGCGGTGCTATATACCGAGTATTAGCATTGGCATCGATTCACCATCAAATTGAACCAAGTGACGAAGAGAGCTTAATCCCTTTGGCAGCACACTTGGACGTTCAATTTGTTGCGGAACAAAATGCGTCAAAGATTATCCTCGAAGGTGAAGAAGTTACGCATTCGATTCGAAACGAAGAAGTCGGTGGAGTAGCGTCAAAAATCGCTGCATTACCAAGAGTTCGTGAGGCGTTGTTACGTCGTCAGCGCGCATTTAGACAAAGTCCTGGCCTTATCGCAGATGGTCGAGATATGGGCACTGTTGTCTTTCCAGATGCAACAATCAAAGTATTTTTAACTGCAAGTGCGGAAGAACGCGCAAATAGGCGTTTTAAAGAGTTGCAGGGCAAAGGGCACGATGTTAAAATCGGCGACCTTTTGAGCGATATTCAAGCTCGTGATGAGCGTGATATGAACAGAAGCGTAGCGCCATTAGTGCCTGCAGAAGATGCAATTTCTATTGATTCTACTAATCTTAACGCTCATCAAGTCTTTGAACAGCTGTTAGAAGTTGTTGAAAGTAAATTAAAATAACCTTTTAGAAAGCCTTGTTAGCACGGAAGTAACAAGTTAAACATCAACCCCTTTGTCGCAGGAACGCAACATAGGATTAAATGAAGATAAATCATGACAGAAAATTTTGCTCAATTATTTGAAGAAAGCCTTCAAACTATCGAAACACGTCCAGGTTCAATCGTTAAAGGTACAATCGTATCTATCGAACGTGACCTAGTATTAGTAGACGCTGGCCTTAAGTCAGAATCTGCAATCCCTGCGGCACAATTCAAAAACCACGCTGGTGAATTAGAAGTTAGCGTTGGTGACGAAGTTGACGTAGCGTTAGACTCAATCGAAGACGGTTTCGGTGAGACTATCCTTTCTCGTGAAAAAGCTAAGCGTTACGAAGCTTGGGTACGTCTTGAGAAAGCATGTGAAGAAGAAGAGATCGTTAAAGGTCTTATCTCTGGTAAAGTTAAAGGCGGCTTCACTGTTGAAGTTGAAGGCATCAGAGCATTCTTACCTGGTTCTTTAGTAGACGTTCGCCCAATCCGTGACACTTCTCACCTTGAAGGTAAAGAACTAGAATTTAAAGTTATCAAGCTTGACCAGAAGCGCAACAACGTTGTTGTTTCACGTCGTGCAGTAATCGAAACTGAAAACTCTGCAGAGCGCGAGCAACTTCTTGCTAGCCTTGAAGAAGGTTCAGAAGTTAAAGGTATCGTTAAGAACCTAACTGACTACGGTGCATTCGTTGACCTAGGTGGTTTAGACGGTCTACTACACATCACTGACATGGCTTGGAAACGCGTTAAGCACCCAAGCGAAATCGTTGCAGTTGGTGACGAGATCGACGTTAAAGTTCTTAAGTTCGACAAAGAGAAAAACCGTGTTTCTCTAGGTCTTAAGCAACTTGGTTCAGATCCTTGGGGCGACATCGCTGGTCGTTATCCAGAAGGTTCACGCCTTAAAGGCCGTGTTACTAACCTTACGGACTACGGTTGTTTCGTTGAAATCGAAGACGGTATCGAAGGTCTTGTACACGTTTCTGAAATGGATTGGACTAACAAGAACATCCACCCATCTAAAGTTGTTAGCTTAGGTGACGAAGTTGAAGTTCTAGTTCTTGAAATTGATGAAGAGCGTCGTCGTATTTCTCTAGGTCTTAAGCAATGTAAAGACAACCCATGGGAAGTATTCGCTAAGTCACACAACAAAGGTGACCGCGTTTCAGGTAACATCAAGTCAATCACTGACTTCGGTATCTTCATCGGTCTTGACGGTGGCATCGACGGTCTTGTTCACTTATCTGACATTTCTTGGAATGTTGCAGGTGAAGAAGCAGTACGTGAATTCAAGAAAGGCGACGAAATCGAAGCGGTTGTTCTACAGGTAGACCCAGAGCGTGAGCGTATCTCTCTAGGTGTTAAGCAAATGGATTCTGATCCGTTCTCTGAATACTTAGAAAACAACAAGAAAGGTGCAGTTGTTAAAGGTACTATCAAAGACGTTGACGCGAAAGGCGCAACTGTTGAGCTAGGTACTGACGTTGAAGGTTACATCCGTGTATCTGAGATTTCACGTGACCGCATCGAAGACGCTTCTACAGTATTAACTGCTGGTTCAGAAGTTGAAGCTAAGTTTGTTGGTGTTGATCGTAAGAACCGCACTATCAGCTTATCAATCAAAGCGATTGACGAAGCAGAAGAGAAGCAAGCGTTAGATAATCTACAAAATCAAACGCCTGAATTCGAAAATGCTATGGCTGCTGCATTTAAAAATGCACAAAAAGACTAAGCTTTTGAATTTAAATGAGCTATAAATATAAGGGAGCGTAATGCTCCCTTATTTTTGTCTTAATAAAAGGTGAATTAAATGACTAAGTCAGAATTAATAGAAGCGCTTGCAGAGCAACATCAACAACTTCCTATTAAAGACGTAGAAACCGCTGTAAAAAGCATCATTGATAATATGGCAGAAAGTCTGTCTAGTGGTGATCGCATTGAGATTCGTGGTTTTGGAAGCTTTTCATTGCACTACAGAGCACCACGAGTAGGTCGTAACCCAAAATCAGGTGAGTCAGTCGAACTAGGCGCGAAGTACGTACCACACTTTAAGCCAGGTAAAGAGTTGCGTGAAAGAGTCGATTATAAGTAATACGTGATTGACTATAACTCAGACTTACAATAGCCTTATACCCCTAAACAAAGGGGTAGGCTTTTGAAACTTATAAAATATCTCATATTTTTAGTCATACTGTTCATTGCGCTCGCATTGGGTAGTGAAAATGGCCATTTAACAGAGATTAATCTGTTATTTATAAAACTGACCGCGCCACTTTCTGTTTTACTACTCAGCAGCCTGTTTTTAGGTGCCTTTTTCACGTATGTGATGATGACGATTACTAAGGTATTCAACAAGAAAAATGCTTGAACTGTTATTTTTGTTGTTACCGGTCGCAGTTGCTTATGGTTGGGTCATGGGCAAACACAATGCGAAAAAAGAACTCCTTCAACAGCAAAAGTCCCTCAACCAAGCATTAACCTCGAGTGTTACGTTACTTCTTAATAATAAAGAGGAGCAGGCGTTTGATCGACTCATACAATACTTTGATGATACCCCCGCAAATATTGAAAACTATTTAACTTTAGCAAAGCTCTTTCGAAAGAAAGGTGAGATTGACAAGGCGATCGCTATTCATGAAGGTCTTGTAAACACCGATCAGATCAAGATTCCAGAGTTTGAATTAGAAATTATAAAATTAGAGTTAGCTCAAGACTTCATGTCCGCAGGTATGCTAGAGCACGCTTTAAAAACGCTTGAGCCACTCTTAAAGTCTGCACATGCCAACGAAGCCCTGATGATGCTACTACACTTGTTTGAACAAACAAGAGAATGGCAAAAGGGCATAGATGCGTATCTAAAAACTAAACAAACACTAATTAATGAAAATACAAGGCAGCTGATAAGTCACTTTTATTGCGAGTTGGCAGACCAAAGCGATAGTGTAAAAACAAAAAAACAAGCTTATAAACGTGCGTTAAAGGTTAATGCTCAATGCTTGCGCAGTATGGTGTCATTGGCAAAGTTATATTTGTTGCTCAATAATAAACAACAATCACGTGAACTCATTATTGAAGCCTTAGATAAGGAACCTAGTTTTGCTCCGGCAATTTTTGATATAGCACCAGAGTGTTTTGTTGATGAATTTGAACAGGCGGCATGGTTATATTGGCTAATCAAAGAAAAGAACATCAGTAGCGTAAACGCGCATAATCAAATGGCGGACTTTATCGCAAAGGAGAAGGGCGTAGAAGCGGCTCGTCAATACATAATTCAACAATTACAATATGTGCCAAGCGTCAGGGGGTTCAGTAAACTTATCGAACTTGAAAAAGAGTTCTTTATGTCCGATGAGCATTTTGACCAGTTGCAACGTTTGGTCAAAAAATACATAGAATTAAAACCAAACTACGAGTGTAAATCTTGTGGTTTTTCGACAAATAATTTTAGCTGGCGTTGCCCAGCGTGTAATAGTTGGCAAACCATTAAGCCGTTGACGGGTCTTGATGGGATTTAAACGTAAAATTGGGATATACAGTGGAAGACAAAAAAATTGTAGTCGCATTAGACTTCGAATCGCAAACTAAGGCTTTGGAGTTAGTCGATAAGTTAGATCCAAACTTATGTCGACTAAAAGTTGGTAAAGAAATGTTCACCCATTTTGGACCTCAATTTATCAATACTCTGCATGACAAAGGCTTTGAGATATTTTTAGACCTTAAATTTCACGATATACCTAATACCGTAGCTAAAGCGGTTAAGGCAGCAGCGGAACTTGGTATTTGGATGGTTAATGTTCACGCTTCGGGCGGTGTTAAAATGATGACCGCAGCCAAAGAAGCGCTATTGCCCTACGGCGACAAAGCGCCATTATTAATAGCCGTAACTGTTTTGACTAGTATGTCTGAAGACGATTTAGTGGAATTAGGCATAACGAGAAGTCCAAAGGAGCAAGTAAAGTTTTTAGCTGGGTTGGCAAACTCGGCAGGCCTTGATGGTGTTGTATGCTCTGCGCAAGAGGCCGAAATGCTCAAAGCTGAATATGGCTCTGACTTTAAGTTAGTTACCCCTGGCATTCGAACTGCAGATGCTTCGGTTGATGATCAAAAGCGTATTATGACACCAGAAAAAGCAGTGGCAGCCGGAGCTGACTTTCTAGTGATTGGACGTGCCATCACAAAGTCTCCCGATCCAATTGCAACAATGAAAGCGATTTATCAGTCGATAAGTAAATAACTAAACGCCCGTATAACGGGCTTTTTTATGTTTTAAAGTAAGTGGTATGGATTACGCAAACATGGAATATGCAATAAACAAATCAAAAGAAAACCCTCTACTTAAGAAAAAATTGGACTCTTACACCCATTCTCAAATAAAGCAGCTTTATTTTATTGATTTCAGTTTGTTTTTTAAGGGGCACTTAAACACATCTTCACTACAGGAGAGATTCAGCCTCACACCGGCTGACGCGCTTGCTAGTTTTCAACATTATCTAGACTGCGCCCCTGAGAATATTGATTTAGACGAATTGAATCAAAGGTATTTTCAAAGTAATAGCTTTAAGCCTTTGTTTGCTTATGACGTACGTAGAACCCTGACCAAAATCACCAATGGAATTTCCGACGGATTCGATGCAATTGAGGCACAACCCTATCCAATTCAAGCGCCATCATTATTAAACACTCCTGACTTAACAGTCGTTGCGCGGTTATCCCAAGCTATTATGAATGGCAATGCGGTTAATGTGATTTATACATCATTATCAAGCGGCTCTAGTGCAAGGGATCTTGTTCCTCATAGCATCGTAGATAATGGATTAAGGTGGCACCTTAGAGCGTTTGATAGAAAAAGCCAAACATTTAGAGATTTTGTATTAACGAGGATCAGCAAGGTTTCACTCTTATCAAATGACAACGATATTCGTGAAACCAAACGGTATGACGAAGAGTGGAACTCACCTATAAAATTAAAAATCGTCGCTCATCCCAAAAATGTTCAATTTGCCACGGCTATAGAAATCGATTATGGAATGATTGATGGCGTATTAGAAATAAACACTAATGCCGCTTTAGCTGGCTACTTATTACGTCGCTGGAATGTTGATTGTTCGGTAGATGCTCACTTAACTGGTGGCGAATTTCAACTTTGGTTGAAAAACAGAAATGAGATCAAACAGGTACAAAACTTAGCCATAGCACCAGGCTATTAATAATTAGTAACAAGTTACTGATGAAACCCGCTTTGAATACGTATGTAATTTAGCGCATGTCGTGACAATTGTTTTTATTATTTCCAGCGGAAAGAGGAAATCTTTCTCAAATAACAACAGGAAATAATATGAAAACAAACAAAACAATCAAAGCGGCATTAATTGGCGTTGCGGCATTGTCGTGCACTACGGCATCCGCAGACGTTATATTACATGCATTTAATTGGACGTATGATGACGTTCGACTTAAAGCTAACGAAATAGCTAACCTTGGTTATAAAAAGGTTTTGGTTTCACCCGCTTACAAATCATCAGGAAATGAATGGTGGGCTCGATATCAACCTCAAGATATTCGCGTAATAGATAATCCTTTAGGCAACAGAGTTAATTTTGAGGCCATGGTTAATGCTCTACGAGCACAAGGTGTAGATGTGTATGCGGATATTGTGTTTAACCATAAGGCCAATGAGTCATGGAAACGCTCTGACTTAAATTATCCGGGTCAAGAAATCTTACAATCTTACTCAAATAATGTTGGTTATTACGCAAGCCAGACCCTATTTGGTGATCTGTCACAAAATTATTTAGGGGCAGGTGATTTTCATGCACCTGGTTGTATTCAAAATTACAACGATAGAGGTGAAGTGCAATACTACAGGTTATGTGGTGGTAATGGCGATACAGGTTTACCGGATTTAGATCCTAATAATTGGGTTGTTTCTCAACAAAAAGCCTATCTTCAAGCCTTGAAAAACATGGGGGTAAAGGGGTTTCGGGTAGACGCTGCCAAGCATATGACTGCATATCACTTAAACGCAGTTTTTACCCCAGATATCAAAAATGGCATGCATATCATTGGCGAGATAATAACGTCAGGTGGCGCTGGAGAAAGTGGATATGAGACGTTTTTGAAGCCATATCTCAACGAAACAGACCATGCAGCATACGACTTCCCGTTGTTTGCACAAATACGAGCCGCACTTGGATATGGTGGTTCTATGAACCTTTTAGTCGACCCTGGGGCATACGGTCAAGCGATTAATCCATCACGCGCACTTACTTTTTCTGTAACCCATGATATTCCATTAAATGATGGTTTTAGGTATCAAATTTTGGATTCAACCGATGAATATTTGGCAAACGCATATATTCTCGGTCGAGATGGTGGTGTGCCAATGATGTATTCTGACCACAACGAGAGTAATGACGGTGGACGTTGGCAGGATCTATATAAACGAACGGATGTAGTTAATATGATCCGTTTTCACAACGAAGTCCAGGGACAAGGGATGCAGGTTATGGCGAGTAATGACTGTATTCTTATGTTCAACCGCGGTTATAAAGGGATTGTTGCAATAAACAAGTGTGGAACAAGCCAAGAAATTTGGGTGGATACAAGTAATCACGGTTTATATTGGTACCGTACGTATCGTGACACTTTAAACGCCTCAAATACTCAATATATTTCTAGCACCTGGCATAAGTTTACAGTAAGTGCACGAACTGCCCACATGTGGCTAATGGAATAGTACCACTGTTCAATAATTGCCCTAATAAAAACGATTTATTGGGGCTTTTTTTAATACGCACTATAGTTATAGGGACAAATAACTTTAGGGATTAACGTAATGAAAACTTTGAAATTAGTGCTTTCTGTCTTATTAATAATTGGCATCAATGGCTGTGCTTCCATGGGCGATGGTACTCCGGGAGATAAACGTCAAGCAATATTAGATATGGAGCGTGAAGCGCTTCAAGAGCTTTATCGTACAAAACCAGATACACGTGCTCAAATCTCCACGGCGCCGGGATATGCTGTATTTAGCAACGCGAATGTTAATTTTATATTCGTCGCTGCAGGCACAGGATATGGAGTAGTTAAAAACAAGGTTTCTGGTGAAACGACCTATATGAATATGGCGGAAGCTGGCGTAGGATTAGGGTTCGGTGCTAAAGACTATCGAATTGTGATGGTATTTCACAACAAACAAGCGATTAATAATTTCATAGAAAGCGGTTGGACCTTTGGCGGTAATGCTGACGCTGGTGTAAAAGCAAACGGCAAAGGCGCATCTGTAGAAGGTGAAGCCTATTACGGCGATGTTACAGTTTATACATTTACCGAAAGTGGCATTGCACTGCAGGCTACGATAAAAGGCACCAAATTTTGGGTCGATAAAGAATTGAACTGAAAAATATCATATGAGAGAGGGCTAATATGCCAACAATGAAGGTATTGGTTGGCTGGTGTCTAGTGCTTTGGAGCTTATATACGCCATCTGCTAGTTCACTAGAAGGTAATAAAAAGGTCGCAAACATCGTTTTTAGTGCTGATATGCCTTTAATTAACAATAAAGTACAAGGTGACTACCGACAGCTAGCCTTTCTTTTAAATGATTATCGGAACAAAGCCGCACCGACATTTTTTCTTTTTGGTGGAGGTTCAATCGGACCGAGTCCTATGTCGTCATTTGATAAGGGCGCACACGTCATAGATATATTGAACTCATTAGAACCTGATGTAATGTCTGTAACTAAAAGAGAGTTTATTTATTTTGAAGATGAGCTCTCAATGCGCGCTTACGAAGCCGGCTTTCCAATTTTGTGCAGTAATTTACGAGACTCCAGAACTAAAGATCCACTCGATGGTTTAGTTAGAGATGTAGTTATTACCAAAAACGATGTTTCTCTGGGGATAATTAGCTTAATTGATGATTCAGTTATAGATGAGTATTTACTGACGCGCGTAGAAGTAATGGACAAGTCTAGTACAATTATCAATCAAGCTAGGAGGTATCGGGCCGCAAACGTTGATGCTGTCGTTTTAATATACTCGCGGTTTAACGAAAAGATTTTAGAGCTTGTTAATAAAGGTGTCGTTGACCTTGCTATTCTTGTGAATAATGATTTAACAGACGAAGAAAAAACCAAGCTAGATGAAATTGATAATCATGAATATTTTTCTAATTCTAACTCGGCCTTGACGATAAATTTAATATTAAATGGTCAAACCAAAACCAATTCTCAAAAATTTCAGTTAAGTAATCTACCCTCTGACACCGCCGTCAGCGCACAGATAGAAGGTTACACTAAGCGTTTAGACAGATTGTTAGACGTTAAGTTAGGAACATTTAAACAACAAGTTTCCACTTTAAAAGTATCAGTTAGAAGTGAAGAAAACAGTTTCGCAAATCTTTTAGCCGATGCAATGAAAAGCTTTGTAGGTAGTGACGTTGCGTTAATCAACGGTGGTGTAATCCGTGGTGATTCCATTTACCCTAAGGGGACAGAGATTACTCGTAGACTCATCGCTACTGAGCTCCCATTTAGAAGTAGAGTAATATTGTTGAAAGTGAAAGGAGAACAAATCAAAGCTGCGTTGAATAATGGAGTAAGTGAATTAGCTTTGAGAAAAGGTCGTTTTCCGCATGTTTCCGGTATGTCATATACCATTGAAAATACTCAAGGAACACCAAGCGTAACCAATATAAAAATAAGCGGTAGGCCTTTGGATAAAGATAAGACATACACAATGGCAACGTCTGATTATATTTTTGCAGGGGGCGATGGATATACTATGTTCGAAACTGCTGAAAAGGTGGATATAGGCGTAAGGCTTACACCACTTTTGTCTGAAGTCTTGATTAGTTACATTCAAGAGCGTCCTGAAATTCATAATCGAGTTGAAGGGCGCATAACGGTAAATACAAAATGAAATCAGATTTTTCTAGTTTGATGGTACCAAGTAATTTAGCTCGTTTTATTTCATCAGTTAGAGTGGTTCTTTCTACCGCAATCGTCGTGGTGTTGACGATTTTTATTATTTTGGTGTCTCAATCTTTTTCGCAGTTATTAGATGTTAAACATACAGTAAATGAGTTTACAGAAAGAGCAATTCCATCAATTACCACAGCAAACCGACTATACAGTGACATTAATACGTTAACCTATTTAACAGAGCGAATGGCTTACTCAAGAAGTAAAGCTGAATTAAGAATTAACTTTGATGACGTTAAACATCACCTTGAACAGTTATCTATAGTAGCAGCAAAATTTGAAGGTAATGTGTTTTTTAAAGTACAACTTCAGACCGTAATTAAAGAGCTATATGAATTACAAACGGCTGTTAAGGATCAATTAAATAAAACAGAAAAATTTTCCCAGACTCAGCAGGATGTGTATTACATCTATAGGAATTTACTTACAAAGGAAAATGTAAAAGATAACAATAAATCATCTATCGATTATTATAACTGGCAGCAAGAGGTTGCAGATGTGATTATTCCGGTAGGAGAAGTTGCTCAAACAGA is a window from the Psychrosphaera ytuae genome containing:
- a CDS encoding bifunctional metallophosphatase/5'-nucleotidase: MPTMKVLVGWCLVLWSLYTPSASSLEGNKKVANIVFSADMPLINNKVQGDYRQLAFLLNDYRNKAAPTFFLFGGGSIGPSPMSSFDKGAHVIDILNSLEPDVMSVTKREFIYFEDELSMRAYEAGFPILCSNLRDSRTKDPLDGLVRDVVITKNDVSLGIISLIDDSVIDEYLLTRVEVMDKSSTIINQARRYRAANVDAVVLIYSRFNEKILELVNKGVVDLAILVNNDLTDEEKTKLDEIDNHEYFSNSNSALTINLILNGQTKTNSQKFQLSNLPSDTAVSAQIEGYTKRLDRLLDVKLGTFKQQVSTLKVSVRSEENSFANLLADAMKSFVGSDVALINGGVIRGDSIYPKGTEITRRLIATELPFRSRVILLKVKGEQIKAALNNGVSELALRKGRFPHVSGMSYTIENTQGTPSVTNIKISGRPLDKDKTYTMATSDYIFAGGDGYTMFETAEKVDIGVRLTPLLSEVLISYIQERPEIHNRVEGRITVNTK
- a CDS encoding lipid-binding SYLF domain-containing protein, with the protein product MKTLKLVLSVLLIIGINGCASMGDGTPGDKRQAILDMEREALQELYRTKPDTRAQISTAPGYAVFSNANVNFIFVAAGTGYGVVKNKVSGETTYMNMAEAGVGLGFGAKDYRIVMVFHNKQAINNFIESGWTFGGNADAGVKANGKGASVEGEAYYGDVTVYTFTESGIALQATIKGTKFWVDKELN